ACTATGGCTCCACCGGAAATCCCCGTCAACGGCATCTTTTCGGGTTCCGCAAAGGTCACGACACCTAACACAGGTTACTCCAAGAGGGCTTACGTGACATTCCTAGCCGGTAATGGTGATTATGTAAAAGGAGTGGTGGGATTAGTAAAGGGTTTACGTAAGGTGAATAGTGCTTACCCTTTAGTGGTGGCGATATTGCCTGACGTGCCGGAGGAACACCGTGAGATCTTGAAGTCTCAAGGCTGCATCGTTCGTGAAATCGAACCTATCTACCCACCTGAGAATCAAACACAATTCGCTCATGCCTATTATGTAATTAACTACTCCAAGCTCCAAATATGGAAGGTAAGTCAATATTAATCGACGTGTATATGTCTGCATGGTTCATTGAGGCATTGATCAAACAGTTGAtgtgaatttgtttttttttttaaatgttggaattattattattattacagtTTGAAGGGTATAGTAAGATGGTTTACCTAGATGCTGATATCCAAGTGTTTGAGAATATCGATCATCTATTTGATTCACCGGACGGGTACTTCTACGCCGTGATGGACTGCTTCTGTGAGCCGGCATGGGGTAAGTCGCCGCAATACTCCATTGGGTATTGTCAACAATGCCCCGATAAGGTAAAATGGCCAGTTGAGATGGGTTCACCACCTTCCTTGTACTTCAATGCCGGGATGTTCGTGTTTGAGCCTAGCAGTTTGACTTGTGAATCGCTTCTTGAGACTCTCAAAGTCACAACACCCACCCTATTTGCAGAGCAAGTAAGTAATGGATTTTTTTCTTTAGGTCCTtgtcatttatttattttttattttattagtggaTAAAAAATTTAGGGAGATAAAAACTCCTTAGTCGCGTGGTTCGTGTGCCTAAATTGTAGAACCAGGAAAATCCCACGTTGCCTGATAATATGCACTGGAATGAGCATATACGCTATGGTCTCTCTTACTTAAAATGACGTATTTTAAAGCTGTGAGGCTCATCTACCTAAGTGACAATATAGTGCCACAACCCGGctcatgtaaaaaaaaaacccatccatGAAATTATTATTCACTAATTCTTAATTTGTATAAAATTCAGGATTTTTTGAACATGTTCTTCCAACACATGTACAAGCCCATCCCTCTGGTATACAATTTGATTCTAGCCATGCTCTGGCGCCACCCTGAGAATGTAGAGCTGGACAAAGTTAAGGTGGTCCACTACTGTGCGGCTGTGAGTATTGCTCTCTCTGGCTACCTCAGAACTCTCTCTAAAAATCTCCAAATCTCATATATATGAATCTTATTATTGACTTCCCTAATGTCTTTCTTGTCGTTAAAAACTAGGGTTCAAAGCCATGGAGGTTCACTGGCAAAGAAGCAAACATGGATAGAGAGGACATTAAGATGTTAGTGGCTAAATGGTGGGAAATTTACAATGATGAATCACTGGACTTCAAACCTGAGGGAGCAGAGACGACCTTCTCTAGGCCATCGATTATGGCAACCAGGCCTGACCCAGCTGAGATTCCCTACGTTCCACAACCTTCTGCTGCTTAAAAAGAAATTCTTAAAGAGAATGGGTTTAGAGTTTGTATAATCTTATCACCTGGAGGATGGATACTTTGATAGACCTAATTAAATGCATTTTCCATGTTACCTAGATGATGCATAATTGCATATGTAGTaaataaatatcaaaatatGAGAGATAGACTTATCTTTGTCCACATGGTTCTTAAACTGTAATGTCATTGCAGTATAAATTAAAGAGCTTAAATAGAGAGAGGCTTgcttatagaagaagaaaataaaaattcaaaattcaaaatttgaaacctCGGCGGACCGTTTCGCTTTTGAAATGCGCAAAAACAGCATAAAACGTATAATAACCCGTATAGAGCTCGTCGacatcttcgatttgatatgtattttcaTCCATATCATTTAATTTCTCCGACCAGTTTGGGTGGACTTATGTTGGTCCAATGGGTTCAAGAACTCGTCCGATATTTCCTCTACATCAAAGACCAATCGCGAACTTGTATACACACCACTTTGTAGTCATTTGGAAACACAGTGGATCTGAGTTGTGCCACTaatcactctccttaaggtcaTAGATGCTCCCTATGATCAAACCTGATGAGGCAAATCAGCTTTCAAAATGAAACAGCCCCACATGCCTTTCTAGTAGTTGTTGCATTCACTTATTGGGATGTGTTGGGACCTACAAAGTTATACTCAATCAATAAATGTCGAACATTTAAAAAACTTGTAAAAATGGAATAATGGAGTGCAAGATCTAAAAAGGAAAGTGAATGTAAGAAAAAGATTATTCAAAATTAAGTGTGTTATATGTGTCTCGAacgtcctctatttatagaagaGAGATGCCATTTGGATATACCTGTCCAAAGGGATTCACCATGTTGTCGTTACTAAAGAGAGTctaagaaaagaataaaaaaaaaaaaattcaggctCCGTATGGTTGCAAGGGAAGTGGGAAAGGGAAATATTTACATTTTctgtaaaatatatttcacttcTTAGAGAAATATTTACATTTTTCTTGtaaccaaacacaaaaaataactttccatatataatatatttcacTTTCTAAGGACAATGGGGTGGCTAGTGGTTTGTATTGTTCATATGTTCATGGCAAAGATCTACTTGTTCGATctctaaccaaaaaaataaaaagggaaaaggttctcagAGCTGCTGCCAAGAGAGGGTTTGCTAgaatcctctttctttttctctcttacaTGAAATGACTTTGATGACCTACTCTATATGAAATTGTTCCATCGCATCTTATTGGTGCACTTCTCTATGCTGCTTAATCAGAGAACCCTCCCCCCAAATACTTGTTCTTACAGTTACCGTTCCTCTGACCCAAAATGATTCAAACTTTGCACATTCTTAGGAATTTGATCAAGTCCAAAGACTAGTGGACCAAGAATATAGCCAAGGCCCATCCCAAGCAATATGCGTTGGGCCTAGGGTTCAAGTTTCAAAGCCAATATACAAATGGGCCAGGCTTGAGACTCCTTCCCAGCCATGGTTGGAGGAGTCGGTACGTATCGGATCGGTCGGTTCAGTTGATTTGTATCAGAATCGGTGGAGACCGATATCAATTCTTGACCGATCATATATTGGTGGATCGGTATGGACAAAGGTAATTAAATAtgtaaa
The nucleotide sequence above comes from Telopea speciosissima isolate NSW1024214 ecotype Mountain lineage chromosome 3, Tspe_v1, whole genome shotgun sequence. Encoded proteins:
- the LOC122656970 gene encoding galactinol synthase 1-like; protein product: MAPPEIPVNGIFSGSAKVTTPNTGYSKRAYVTFLAGNGDYVKGVVGLVKGLRKVNSAYPLVVAILPDVPEEHREILKSQGCIVREIEPIYPPENQTQFAHAYYVINYSKLQIWKFEGYSKMVYLDADIQVFENIDHLFDSPDGYFYAVMDCFCEPAWGKSPQYSIGYCQQCPDKVKWPVEMGSPPSLYFNAGMFVFEPSSLTCESLLETLKVTTPTLFAEQDFLNMFFQHMYKPIPLVYNLILAMLWRHPENVELDKVKVVHYCAAGSKPWRFTGKEANMDREDIKMLVAKWWEIYNDESLDFKPEGAETTFSRPSIMATRPDPAEIPYVPQPSAA